In a genomic window of Cytobacillus sp. FSL H8-0458:
- a CDS encoding adenine phosphoribosyltransferase, which translates to MDLKQYITIVEDWPKPGIKFKDITTLMDNGEAYKYATDQIVEYAREKKIDLVVGPEARGFIIGCPVAYSLGVGFAPVRKEGKLPRETVKVNYGLEYGKDVLTIHKDAIKPGQRVLITDDLLATGGTIDATIQLVEELGGVVAGIAFLIELTYLDGRKKLDNYDILTLMQY; encoded by the coding sequence ATGGACTTAAAACAGTATATAACAATTGTAGAAGATTGGCCGAAGCCAGGCATTAAATTTAAAGATATTACAACACTTATGGACAATGGTGAAGCGTATAAATATGCTACTGATCAAATTGTTGAATATGCACGCGAAAAGAAAATTGACCTGGTTGTTGGCCCTGAAGCCCGCGGATTCATCATCGGCTGCCCTGTGGCTTATTCTTTAGGTGTAGGCTTTGCACCAGTCCGCAAAGAAGGTAAACTTCCGCGTGAAACAGTCAAGGTTAATTATGGCCTTGAATATGGCAAAGATGTATTAACCATTCATAAAGATGCCATCAAACCAGGGCAAAGAGTCCTGATCACTGATGACCTCCTTGCAACAGGCGGAACAATTGATGCAACCATCCAGCTGGTTGAAGAACTTGGCGGAGTTGTGGCAGGAATTGCATTCCTTATCGAGTTAACATACCTTGACGGGCGTAAAAAGCTGGACAACTATGACATTCTGACATTGATGCAGTATTAA
- a CDS encoding RelA/SpoT family protein codes for MANDQVLTAEQVINRAKEYLNDEHAELVKKAYEFAKHAHREQYRKSGEPYIIHPIQVAGILADLEMDPSTVAAGFLHDVVEDTEVSLENIEETFNSEVAMLVDGVTKLGKIKYKSQEEQQAENHRKMFVAMAQDIRVILIKLADRLHNMRTLKHLPAEKQRRISNETLEIFAPLAHRLGISKIKWELEDTALRYLNPQQYYRIVNLMKKKRAEREEYLDDVINVMRSRMSEVSIKSEISGRPKHIYSIYRKMALQNKQFNEIYDLLAVRIVVNSIKDCYAVLGIIHTCWKPMPGRFKDYIAMPKQNMYQSLHTTVIGPKGDPLEVQIRTMDMHRIAEFGIAAHWAYKEGKRVNEGSSFEEKLTWFREILEFQDDAANAEEFMESLKIDLFSDMVFVFTPKGDVIELPSGSVPIDFAYRIHSEIGNKTIGAKVNGKMVTLDYKLKTGDIIEILTSKHSYGPSKDWLKLAQTSQAKNRIRTFFKKQRKEENVEKGKELVEREIRNMDFELKEILTPDNVKRIAEKFNFATEEDMYAAVGYNGVTALQVANRLTEKWRKKRDLEQTSDITNAVSELKTFTSAKKRESGVRVSGIDNLLIRLSRCCNPVPGDEIVGFITKGRGVSVHRDDCPNIETDDAKQRLIPVEWETALNDRKEYNVEIEITGYDRRGLLNEVLQAVNETKTNISAVSGRSDRNKSATINMSIAIHNVSHLQRVVERIKQIPDIYAVRRIMN; via the coding sequence ATGGCGAACGATCAAGTTCTGACCGCCGAGCAAGTCATCAACAGGGCAAAAGAATATTTAAACGATGAGCATGCAGAGCTTGTTAAAAAGGCATACGAGTTTGCCAAGCATGCCCATCGTGAACAATATAGAAAATCCGGTGAACCATACATCATCCATCCGATCCAGGTAGCAGGCATCCTTGCTGATCTGGAGATGGATCCATCTACGGTTGCAGCCGGCTTTCTTCACGATGTGGTTGAAGACACCGAAGTCTCATTGGAGAATATCGAAGAAACCTTCAATTCAGAAGTGGCCATGCTTGTCGATGGTGTAACGAAGCTGGGGAAAATTAAATATAAATCTCAGGAAGAGCAGCAGGCTGAAAATCACCGGAAAATGTTTGTGGCTATGGCCCAGGACATCCGTGTAATCTTGATTAAGCTTGCTGACCGCCTTCATAATATGCGGACACTTAAGCATCTGCCGGCTGAAAAGCAGCGCCGAATTTCAAATGAAACACTTGAAATCTTTGCACCTCTTGCCCATAGGCTTGGAATCTCCAAGATTAAGTGGGAGCTTGAAGATACAGCCTTGAGGTACCTAAATCCGCAGCAGTATTATCGGATTGTAAACCTGATGAAGAAAAAAAGGGCGGAGCGGGAAGAGTATTTAGATGATGTAATCAATGTTATGAGGAGCAGAATGTCAGAGGTCTCAATTAAATCAGAAATCTCGGGACGCCCTAAGCATATTTACAGCATCTACCGTAAAATGGCCCTTCAAAATAAGCAATTCAATGAGATATATGATTTGCTGGCTGTACGCATTGTTGTTAACAGCATTAAGGATTGCTATGCGGTTCTCGGGATTATTCATACTTGCTGGAAGCCAATGCCCGGCCGTTTCAAAGATTATATTGCCATGCCTAAACAGAATATGTATCAGTCACTTCATACTACGGTTATCGGACCAAAGGGCGACCCTCTGGAAGTCCAGATCCGCACCATGGATATGCACAGAATTGCAGAGTTTGGTATTGCTGCCCATTGGGCTTATAAAGAAGGAAAAAGAGTGAATGAAGGCTCTTCTTTTGAGGAGAAACTGACCTGGTTCCGTGAAATTCTGGAATTCCAGGATGATGCAGCCAATGCCGAAGAATTCATGGAATCACTGAAGATTGATTTGTTTTCCGATATGGTGTTTGTTTTTACTCCTAAAGGAGACGTCATTGAGCTTCCTTCCGGATCAGTCCCAATTGACTTTGCTTACCGGATACATTCGGAAATAGGAAATAAGACTATCGGCGCCAAAGTGAATGGGAAAATGGTAACCTTGGATTATAAGCTGAAAACCGGAGATATCATTGAAATTCTGACATCCAAGCATTCCTATGGGCCAAGTAAAGACTGGCTGAAGCTGGCTCAGACTTCACAGGCAAAAAATAGAATTCGGACGTTCTTCAAAAAGCAAAGAAAAGAAGAAAATGTGGAAAAAGGGAAAGAGCTTGTTGAGCGGGAAATTCGCAATATGGATTTCGAGCTGAAGGAAATCCTGACACCTGATAATGTCAAAAGAATTGCAGAGAAATTCAATTTCGCTACTGAGGAAGATATGTATGCTGCTGTTGGCTATAATGGGGTAACAGCCCTTCAGGTTGCCAACAGGCTTACAGAAAAATGGCGCAAAAAGCGCGACCTTGAACAAACCTCCGATATTACAAATGCTGTTTCGGAACTTAAGACATTTACTTCAGCTAAAAAGCGCGAATCCGGTGTCCGGGTTTCCGGTATTGATAACCTGCTCATTCGCCTTTCCCGCTGCTGTAATCCTGTCCCAGGGGATGAAATCGTCGGGTTTATTACAAAGGGCAGAGGTGTCTCTGTACACCGTGATGATTGCCCTAATATCGAAACGGATGATGCAAAACAAAGGCTCATCCCGGTAGAGTGGGAAACAGCATTAAATGACCGGAAAGAATATAATGTTGAAATTGAAATTACCGGTTATGACCGCAGAGGTTTATTGAACGAGGTTCTTCAGGCTGTTAATGAAACGAAAACCAACATTTCAGCT